One window from the genome of Gimesia aquarii encodes:
- a CDS encoding carboxylesterase family protein: protein MLHQLIPVTVILFVFVCMPVAQAEENEQSGKQQAAELNTTIPVQMNYLVYLPKDYEQKEKWPLLLFLHGAGERGADLDLVTIHGPPKLVKNGKQFPFIVVSPQCPKEQLWQPVELTALLNEVEKKYNVDKDRIYVSGLSMGGFGTWALAAYTPYRFAALVPICGGGEKFWVKKVKHVPIWVFHGAKDSAVPLDRSQALVDVLKKAKADVTFTVYPEAGHDSWTETYNNPKVYEWLLQQKRKPEAEVRAAEKKEEAERKAKRAAAKKKK from the coding sequence ATGTTGCATCAGTTGATACCAGTGACAGTGATCTTATTTGTTTTTGTTTGCATGCCGGTCGCTCAAGCGGAGGAAAATGAGCAATCCGGGAAACAGCAGGCAGCTGAACTCAATACAACCATTCCGGTCCAAATGAACTACCTGGTTTATTTACCCAAAGATTATGAGCAAAAGGAAAAGTGGCCTCTGCTACTATTTTTGCATGGAGCGGGGGAACGAGGAGCTGATCTTGATCTGGTGACCATTCATGGTCCTCCAAAGCTGGTTAAAAATGGTAAGCAGTTTCCCTTCATTGTTGTCTCCCCTCAATGCCCTAAAGAACAACTTTGGCAGCCGGTTGAATTAACGGCGTTATTGAACGAGGTCGAAAAGAAATATAATGTCGATAAAGATCGCATCTATGTCTCAGGCTTATCTATGGGAGGTTTTGGGACCTGGGCGTTGGCTGCTTATACTCCTTACCGGTTTGCAGCGCTGGTTCCCATTTGTGGTGGTGGCGAAAAATTTTGGGTCAAAAAAGTCAAGCATGTTCCCATTTGGGTCTTTCATGGCGCCAAAGACTCGGCCGTGCCCCTTGATCGCTCGCAAGCATTGGTCGATGTACTGAAAAAAGCAAAAGCGGATGTCACTTTCACTGTCTATCCGGAGGCTGGACACGATTCCTGGACCGAAACATATAACAATCCGAAAGTCTATGAATGGTTGTTGCAGCAGAAACGCAAACCGGAAGCAGAGGTCAGAGCAGCAGAAAAAAAAGAAGAAGCAGAACGTAAAGCAAAAAGAGCTGCCGCAAAGAAAAAGAAATAA
- a CDS encoding YiiD C-terminal domain-containing protein: MEFDAGEVTAYLHQHIPVTKAMQINVLPEMKDALRLNARLAPNLNHQETAFGGSIASLGILAGWTLIHIRLSADNVRYKIVIQKSEMEFLHPIESDFEAECHFPEQKLWDQFHSGLQRKGRARIKLECAVTVNQRVAAVIKGTFVAKQLERS; this comes from the coding sequence ATGGAATTTGATGCTGGAGAAGTGACCGCTTACTTACATCAACATATTCCGGTGACAAAGGCAATGCAGATTAATGTGCTACCAGAGATGAAAGACGCTCTCAGGCTAAATGCCAGGTTAGCTCCAAACTTGAATCATCAGGAGACAGCCTTTGGTGGAAGTATTGCCAGTTTAGGTATTCTGGCTGGCTGGACTTTAATCCACATTCGATTAAGCGCAGACAATGTTCGTTATAAAATTGTCATTCAGAAAAGTGAGATGGAATTTCTCCATCCGATTGAGAGTGATTTCGAAGCAGAATGCCACTTCCCCGAACAAAAGTTATGGGATCAATTTCATTCGGGCCTACAGCGGAAGGGGCGTGCGCGAATCAAGCTGGAGTGTGCCGTGACAGTCAATCAACGGGTGGCAGCAGTCATCAAAGGCACCTTTGTAGCAAAGCAACTGGAACGATCTTGA
- a CDS encoding mechanosensitive ion channel domain-containing protein has translation MTLILLLLLLLEVQAQPPSKEKSSPSPATTKAPSISAESIQKKIELVKGIKGLTEEDQKKAIDFYNQAIGNLKKIATLKERALQYQKRSENVMQDLNQIKLKIDSLSKQPAPSFSVMKKLSELEQKLVQAEPQLEKTKQELADWDTEISHRTNRKKEVLTRISEIDEKLDEIERQLKLPAPANEPASIFDARKIELITHLNVLKEEKPALNNELTAYDAEEAIGFPRIQQDFLKLTVKRQQEIVDALNDQIKKLRKIESEKRVQEARDKVFATHPILQPLAEQNQKYAEEIQKLNLKIEAVDKEYSSTNKILEDLKKQFQQTKEKEDSIGLTGPIGLLLRNQQSTLPNTQIRIENIDKRRKLIDEVHLKLFELDDQWAEFPTAQKITEEILKSSKSKVTADEINHLEIIVEEILKKQKEYLDSLIRSNKNYFDKLLDLDVAETDLVKQTDIYSDYIKERIFWIKSSAPISWPEIKQTTQSIQWLFSPTHWKELWKVFQQDLQKNSVIYFFAVCCFLSLVYLAYNVRQQLRIINKEVTRGNYRKFGITARVAFLTLFIAVVWPGLVWFIAWRFGSAPNPTNFVKAVEASLYQVAWLLFFWELIRQICRPLGLGESHFGWYKQTVLYVRRNIRWVIPFSLPLLFFMILLHGKEVDRNQDLLERLFFVALLIVYTVFARRVFHPRSGLFQSILNYNQEVWYDRCKYVLYFLTLFVPGTLILLSLVGFYFTALTLFHLIFLTLWLFLGVIIFRALLLRWILIHHRNLSFNQNRERLQAIREESQEENSESEIAGITTEEVESADLTKISAQIKKLINATMSVILLVGLLWIWGDTLPAFNRLDTFENRVWLTSTQTVEATTDADGNPTTKFTEKLEPVTYYDISLAIIFAIFAIIATKNIPGLLEFIILQRLPLDASIKYAITSLARYFLALFGILVVFSTIGLGWTKIQWLATALTFGLAFGLQEIFANFVSGLILLIERPIRVGDIITVDDITGVVSRIRMRATTITNWDRKEYIVPNREFITGKLLNWTLSDSVNRIFINVGVAYGTDTNKVSELALKILNDHPLILSNPQPSITFESFGESVLNLNLRAYLPNLENRLTVIHELHTSIHEQFNEAGIEIAFPQQDVHLYTGNASLSETILNMNSTESYSEKKL, from the coding sequence ATGACTCTGATTCTACTCTTGCTTTTATTATTAGAAGTACAGGCGCAACCTCCCTCAAAGGAGAAATCATCTCCCTCTCCTGCCACAACGAAAGCACCATCGATTTCTGCGGAATCGATTCAAAAAAAAATAGAATTGGTCAAAGGAATCAAAGGCTTAACTGAGGAAGACCAGAAGAAAGCGATTGATTTTTATAATCAGGCAATTGGAAATCTTAAGAAAATTGCAACCTTAAAAGAGAGAGCCCTGCAGTATCAAAAACGTTCAGAAAACGTAATGCAGGATCTGAATCAAATCAAACTAAAGATTGATAGTTTGAGCAAACAACCTGCACCTTCCTTTTCTGTCATGAAAAAACTTTCAGAGTTGGAGCAAAAGCTTGTCCAGGCAGAGCCGCAACTTGAAAAAACGAAACAAGAACTCGCTGACTGGGATACTGAAATTTCACATCGCACCAACCGGAAAAAAGAAGTTTTGACGCGCATAAGCGAAATTGATGAAAAGTTAGATGAAATCGAAAGGCAACTAAAACTCCCTGCTCCTGCAAACGAACCAGCATCTATCTTTGATGCCAGAAAAATCGAATTAATCACCCACCTGAACGTTCTCAAAGAAGAAAAACCTGCCTTAAATAATGAATTAACAGCCTATGACGCCGAAGAAGCAATCGGATTCCCCCGTATTCAACAGGACTTTTTAAAGTTGACTGTCAAAAGACAGCAGGAAATCGTCGACGCACTCAATGACCAAATTAAAAAGCTGCGTAAGATTGAGTCTGAGAAACGTGTTCAAGAAGCGCGCGATAAAGTATTTGCAACCCACCCTATTCTGCAACCTCTGGCAGAACAGAACCAGAAATATGCAGAAGAGATACAGAAGCTCAACCTTAAAATCGAAGCTGTTGACAAAGAGTATTCGAGTACAAATAAAATTCTAGAAGACCTCAAAAAACAGTTTCAACAAACAAAAGAGAAAGAAGATTCCATCGGATTGACCGGTCCGATTGGCTTACTACTTCGAAATCAACAATCCACTTTACCAAACACCCAAATTCGTATCGAAAATATTGATAAGCGTAGGAAACTGATCGATGAAGTTCATTTAAAACTGTTTGAATTGGATGACCAATGGGCGGAATTTCCGACGGCGCAAAAAATTACCGAAGAAATTTTAAAAAGCAGTAAGAGTAAGGTCACTGCGGATGAAATCAATCATCTTGAGATCATTGTCGAAGAGATACTCAAAAAACAAAAAGAATATTTAGACTCCCTCATTCGCAGTAATAAAAATTACTTCGATAAATTACTCGATCTGGATGTGGCTGAAACGGATCTGGTAAAACAGACAGACATTTACTCTGATTATATCAAAGAGCGTATCTTCTGGATCAAGAGTTCTGCACCTATCTCCTGGCCCGAAATTAAGCAGACAACGCAGTCGATTCAATGGCTCTTTTCACCAACACACTGGAAAGAATTATGGAAAGTCTTTCAACAGGACCTCCAAAAAAATTCCGTTATTTATTTTTTCGCTGTTTGCTGTTTCTTGAGCCTTGTGTATCTGGCATATAATGTCAGACAACAACTACGAATTATTAACAAAGAAGTGACCAGAGGCAATTATCGTAAATTTGGAATTACTGCACGAGTCGCTTTTCTGACCTTATTTATTGCCGTCGTCTGGCCTGGGCTGGTTTGGTTTATCGCGTGGAGATTTGGTAGCGCTCCCAATCCGACTAATTTCGTGAAAGCAGTTGAAGCCAGTTTATATCAGGTTGCCTGGTTGTTATTTTTCTGGGAACTCATTCGACAGATCTGCCGGCCTTTAGGTCTCGGTGAATCGCACTTTGGCTGGTATAAACAAACGGTCTTATATGTGCGGAGAAACATACGCTGGGTCATTCCTTTCTCATTACCACTCCTATTTTTTATGATCTTGCTACATGGTAAAGAAGTCGACCGGAATCAAGATTTATTGGAACGCCTGTTTTTTGTTGCATTGCTGATTGTTTACACTGTTTTTGCCCGCCGAGTATTCCATCCCCGATCCGGGCTCTTCCAGTCCATTCTCAATTACAATCAAGAGGTCTGGTATGATCGCTGCAAATATGTTCTTTACTTTTTAACACTTTTTGTCCCCGGCACACTGATTCTGTTATCTCTTGTCGGTTTCTATTTTACTGCTTTGACTCTGTTTCACTTAATCTTCCTGACTCTCTGGTTGTTTTTGGGAGTCATCATATTCAGAGCTCTGCTTTTGCGCTGGATTCTGATTCATCATCGAAATCTCAGCTTTAACCAAAACCGAGAGCGCTTACAGGCAATCCGTGAAGAATCACAAGAGGAAAATTCTGAATCAGAAATTGCCGGGATTACTACAGAAGAAGTGGAATCCGCCGATCTCACAAAAATTTCTGCACAGATTAAAAAATTAATAAATGCAACCATGAGTGTGATCCTGCTTGTGGGTCTATTATGGATCTGGGGCGATACCCTACCGGCATTTAATCGCCTTGACACATTTGAGAATCGTGTCTGGCTCACGTCAACTCAAACGGTTGAGGCAACAACAGATGCAGACGGTAACCCTACAACAAAATTCACAGAAAAACTAGAACCTGTCACTTACTATGACATCAGTTTGGCTATCATTTTTGCTATTTTTGCAATTATCGCTACGAAAAATATTCCTGGTCTGCTTGAGTTCATTATTTTACAACGCCTGCCACTCGACGCGTCTATTAAATATGCGATTACCAGCCTGGCCCGTTATTTTCTGGCACTGTTTGGTATTCTTGTTGTGTTTAGTACGATTGGATTAGGTTGGACTAAGATCCAATGGCTGGCAACGGCGTTGACTTTTGGACTCGCATTTGGGCTGCAGGAGATCTTCGCCAATTTTGTTTCCGGGTTAATTCTGCTCATCGAACGGCCTATCCGAGTGGGAGACATTATTACCGTCGATGATATCACCGGCGTGGTTTCTCGCATTCGTATGCGGGCGACCACGATCACGAACTGGGACCGTAAAGAATACATCGTACCCAACCGGGAATTTATTACTGGTAAATTACTCAACTGGACATTGTCAGATTCAGTCAATCGAATTTTTATTAATGTCGGAGTGGCCTACGGCACTGATACAAACAAGGTCTCTGAGCTGGCATTAAAGATTCTGAATGACCATCCATTAATTCTATCCAATCCACAGCCCAGTATCACGTTTGAGTCCTTTGGAGAAAGCGTTTTGAATTTAAATCTCAGAGCGTATTTACCCAACCTGGAGAATCGGTTAACCGTCATTCATGAATTGCATACTTCGATTCACGAACAATTCAACGAAGCAGGAATTGAAATTGCATTTCCTCAACAAGACGTTCATCTTTATACTGGCAACGCGTCACTGAGTGAAACGATTCTAAACATGAATTCCACTGAATCATATTCTGAAAAGAAACTCTAA
- a CDS encoding HEAT repeat domain-containing protein, with translation MSERPVIHQRLYACLILTGLLSCCALLSGCQKNLLRNVQKTYASILKKETKKIPKELEGLHAYLSQDLWVRNDHWSAFKEWKTQQDKISDTPVSSMGVQRWMFGPLEKQKVISEPIKKETPVASQETVDLSSQEENKTTQNSQPEPNQLRENEPVDPEYWSVNMLQDFFTRTSSPTSTDDSASVRPQGKFAALKAISEWNSPAGWNAAILWGTLEPATALKTLPILEKVIFDAPTRAVNVPQNNPDKKIVNLERRVEGNFPNQKTGKSKSEPELPPLSPAMKHAAINAMCLVLSQADAIPFKTKNRLTQLLERPDISIELRGELYRGLARFVPPAKIPTLNQAFDIGDNTTLPPKILRRSALDACIIHGLWYYAKQDQFSHPGYSLEKYSDFKTTVWPENMMQVRWDSDPTMRWNFGFWVALVHHPDAITILTSQLRDADLKVQNKAIEFMGILGTETALELLKQQSKRLQESSRISAAIGLTPWGAHYLAPLIGDKSSSVRRAVAKGLGQTDSPEAALLLRSLMRDRSSEVQLAVVQSISHWPDELAIPLLLEGIQEGVYKTRRDSVLQLTDRIGSSGAISIEAPRSERIVAVRELIQTEKLPGGLWDQLIKQGLQDPREQDKRRIAEIQSYFQDILNHPRQSAEYHQAYQELLSISAEELSILEKMVLETSIQIPKEIYSDLLPQLNPSYVALNRLASVHLSDRRKAAQQLLQNSQHVSLSPIIVKRLRKIMAQEQDRLVWRIVMSSIAKDNYEEAAQLALLAINHNWPDIRILGCEYFGTYGLPQYAIWLLPLLNDKNESVQLTAINAIGQCHNPIAITGTQNSSPEHGPGPSLRSLLTHSNQRIRFQTVVALSRLGNVQGMQELVRLSNHTLISMRTDAIREMGNSRQTRFVEPLIQSAWTERNHIVMKEILISLEKLVPPSEQPAELSSSKKHSEQAEIWMNWWQSQHSQSASRLFTGR, from the coding sequence TTGTCAGAACGACCAGTCATACATCAGCGTCTCTATGCATGTCTGATTTTGACTGGGTTATTAAGCTGCTGCGCACTGCTTTCAGGTTGTCAAAAGAATCTGCTCCGAAATGTCCAAAAGACATATGCCTCAATACTCAAGAAAGAAACAAAGAAAATACCAAAGGAACTGGAAGGACTCCATGCTTATTTGTCTCAGGATTTATGGGTCCGAAATGATCATTGGTCTGCATTTAAAGAATGGAAAACTCAACAGGACAAAATTTCTGATACCCCTGTTTCATCAATGGGTGTGCAGCGCTGGATGTTTGGACCATTAGAAAAACAAAAAGTGATCTCTGAACCCATCAAAAAAGAGACTCCCGTCGCATCCCAGGAGACAGTAGATCTTTCGTCTCAAGAAGAAAATAAAACCACTCAGAATTCTCAGCCAGAACCAAATCAACTCCGTGAAAATGAACCAGTAGATCCTGAATATTGGTCAGTGAATATGTTACAAGATTTTTTCACCAGAACGAGCTCCCCAACTTCAACAGATGATTCGGCATCGGTTCGACCTCAAGGAAAATTCGCGGCATTAAAAGCAATTTCAGAATGGAATTCTCCAGCAGGCTGGAACGCTGCTATCCTTTGGGGGACTCTTGAACCAGCAACCGCTTTAAAGACACTTCCGATTTTAGAAAAAGTCATATTTGATGCGCCAACTCGTGCAGTCAATGTACCACAAAATAATCCTGACAAAAAGATTGTAAATCTCGAGAGAAGAGTGGAAGGTAATTTCCCAAATCAAAAAACAGGAAAAAGCAAATCAGAGCCTGAATTACCTCCTCTTTCTCCAGCAATGAAGCATGCTGCCATCAATGCAATGTGCCTTGTCCTCTCTCAAGCCGACGCGATTCCCTTCAAGACCAAAAACAGATTGACGCAGTTATTAGAAAGACCTGACATTTCTATCGAACTGCGTGGTGAATTATACCGTGGGTTAGCTCGTTTTGTTCCCCCCGCCAAAATTCCAACCTTGAACCAGGCTTTTGACATCGGTGATAACACAACACTTCCTCCTAAAATTTTACGACGGTCTGCCTTGGATGCCTGTATCATTCACGGACTGTGGTATTACGCAAAGCAGGATCAATTCTCACATCCAGGCTATTCATTGGAGAAATATTCAGATTTCAAAACAACAGTCTGGCCTGAAAATATGATGCAGGTTCGTTGGGATTCTGACCCAACCATGCGTTGGAATTTTGGTTTTTGGGTCGCTTTGGTACATCACCCTGACGCTATCACAATACTCACGTCCCAGCTCAGAGACGCCGACTTAAAAGTTCAAAATAAAGCGATTGAATTCATGGGAATCCTGGGAACCGAAACTGCATTGGAACTTCTTAAACAACAGTCAAAGCGTCTCCAGGAAAGTTCTCGCATCTCAGCCGCAATTGGCCTTACTCCCTGGGGAGCACACTATCTGGCACCACTTATCGGTGATAAATCTTCGTCAGTTCGCCGTGCCGTAGCGAAAGGACTAGGCCAAACTGATTCACCTGAAGCCGCATTATTACTTCGTTCCTTAATGAGAGATCGTAGCTCAGAAGTTCAACTGGCCGTTGTTCAATCGATCTCACACTGGCCTGATGAACTCGCCATTCCACTACTACTCGAAGGAATTCAAGAAGGTGTCTATAAAACTCGAAGAGACAGTGTGCTACAATTGACCGATCGCATCGGCTCCAGCGGTGCGATATCAATTGAAGCTCCCCGATCTGAACGAATTGTTGCTGTCAGAGAACTGATACAAACAGAAAAACTTCCCGGGGGCTTATGGGACCAACTCATAAAACAGGGCTTACAAGACCCTCGTGAGCAAGATAAGCGCCGAATCGCAGAAATCCAATCTTACTTCCAGGATATTCTTAATCACCCCCGTCAATCGGCAGAATACCATCAGGCTTATCAGGAGCTTTTGAGCATTTCGGCAGAAGAACTCAGTATTCTGGAAAAAATGGTTTTGGAAACCTCGATTCAAATACCAAAAGAAATTTACAGCGATCTGCTGCCTCAGTTAAATCCCAGCTATGTTGCTTTGAATCGCCTAGCGAGCGTTCATCTTTCAGATCGCCGCAAAGCAGCTCAACAACTTTTACAAAATTCACAGCATGTGTCTTTAAGTCCGATCATTGTAAAACGCCTTCGTAAAATAATGGCTCAAGAACAAGATAGGCTGGTCTGGCGAATTGTGATGTCATCGATTGCCAAAGACAATTATGAAGAAGCTGCCCAACTCGCCTTGCTGGCTATCAATCATAATTGGCCCGATATTCGGATTCTGGGCTGCGAATACTTTGGAACATACGGATTACCTCAATATGCAATCTGGTTATTACCGCTGTTAAATGATAAGAATGAATCCGTTCAACTTACTGCTATCAATGCAATCGGTCAGTGCCATAATCCAATTGCAATCACAGGCACTCAAAATTCCTCGCCAGAACATGGTCCTGGGCCTTCTTTACGTTCACTACTGACACACTCAAATCAGAGAATCCGTTTTCAGACAGTTGTCGCTTTGAGCCGCTTAGGTAATGTTCAAGGTATGCAGGAACTGGTACGGCTTTCCAATCATACTCTCATTTCAATGCGCACTGATGCAATTAGAGAAATGGGAAACTCGCGCCAAACTCGCTTTGTCGAACCGCTCATCCAATCAGCTTGGACAGAACGCAATCATATCGTTATGAAAGAAATTCTCATCAGCCTTGAAAAGCTGGTTCCTCCTTCTGAGCAACCAGCAGAGCTGAGTTCTTCAAAAAAACATTCAGAACAAGCCGAAATTTGGATGAATTGGTGGCAATCTCAGCACTCTCAATCAGCTTCCCGCCTGTTTACAGGCCGTTAA
- a CDS encoding alpha/beta hydrolase, whose product MPLTTRTIGALSCQIYDELPTNQNPEVIAVISHGFGAPGDDLVPLGPEILNRNPALKNRVQFVFPAAPLSLLEMGIPGGRAWWMLDIEELNAAIASGKIRDQRAKTPEGFLEASQKLSEFIIELQKESGLPLSQFVLGGFSQGSIVSTEVALNLPEPPAALVIWSGTLLCEQRWISLAEKSKTFPVLQSHGKQDPILPFDGAIWLKEMFEQHQFEIDFSEFMGPHTIPEVAMEKFGILLTDLTG is encoded by the coding sequence ATGCCCCTCACTACAAGAACCATCGGTGCGCTTAGCTGCCAGATTTATGATGAATTACCCACGAACCAAAACCCGGAAGTCATAGCCGTCATCAGTCATGGTTTTGGCGCACCGGGTGATGATCTGGTTCCTCTAGGACCAGAGATTTTAAACAGAAATCCTGCTTTAAAAAATCGGGTTCAATTTGTTTTTCCCGCAGCCCCACTCTCACTACTGGAGATGGGAATTCCCGGTGGTCGTGCCTGGTGGATGCTGGATATCGAAGAATTGAATGCGGCTATTGCATCTGGGAAAATCCGAGACCAAAGAGCGAAGACCCCCGAGGGATTTTTAGAAGCTTCACAAAAGCTGAGTGAATTTATTATTGAACTTCAAAAGGAATCTGGCTTACCGCTCTCTCAATTTGTACTGGGAGGTTTTTCACAAGGATCAATCGTCTCAACAGAGGTGGCCTTAAACCTACCGGAACCTCCGGCCGCCTTGGTCATTTGGTCTGGTACTTTGCTATGTGAACAAAGATGGATCTCGCTGGCAGAAAAATCAAAAACGTTTCCAGTATTACAGAGCCATGGAAAACAAGACCCGATTTTGCCTTTCGACGGGGCAATCTGGTTAAAAGAGATGTTTGAACAACATCAATTCGAAATTGATTTTTCGGAATTTATGGGTCCGCATACGATTCCAGAGGTGGCGATGGAAAAATTTGGAATTCTGCTGACTGATTTGACAGGTTGA
- a CDS encoding ABC transporter ATP-binding protein: protein MIETRNLTKRYGDLIAVNNINLNLGEGDVFGFIGPNGSGKTTTMRMIATLLSPDYGEAYVCGKSIYTHPEEIRRLVGFMPDFFGVYDDMTVIEYLEFFASAYRIKGPQRRKVCEEKLELVDMSFKRDAMVNQLSRGQTQRIGLARVLLHEPQVLLLDEPASGLDPRARIEIRNLLKRLGELKKTVIVSSHILPELADVCTRVGMIEKGNLIVDDNVEEVMKKARQRILLHVAVTENTDKAAALLEAHELVSNIDIQNNVMLMTLQNDVQDYTFIPTLLINEGFKLCLFHEEEINLETAFMELTKGLVQ from the coding sequence GTGATTGAAACACGTAATTTAACAAAACGTTACGGCGACTTGATTGCCGTGAATAATATCAATCTCAATCTGGGTGAAGGCGATGTTTTTGGTTTTATTGGCCCAAACGGCTCTGGAAAAACCACCACCATGCGAATGATCGCCACACTGCTCAGCCCTGATTACGGTGAAGCATACGTTTGTGGAAAATCGATCTACACACATCCCGAAGAGATCAGACGACTCGTTGGATTCATGCCGGACTTCTTTGGTGTCTATGATGATATGACGGTGATTGAGTATCTCGAGTTCTTCGCATCCGCCTATCGAATTAAAGGGCCTCAGCGACGCAAAGTTTGTGAAGAAAAACTGGAACTGGTCGACATGTCCTTTAAACGAGATGCCATGGTCAACCAGCTTTCCCGTGGTCAAACCCAACGCATTGGACTGGCACGTGTCCTGTTACATGAACCACAGGTTCTTTTGCTCGACGAGCCGGCCAGTGGGCTTGACCCGCGTGCTCGTATCGAAATTCGGAACTTGTTGAAACGCCTGGGAGAATTAAAGAAAACGGTGATCGTTTCAAGTCACATTCTCCCTGAGCTGGCAGACGTCTGCACCCGTGTGGGAATGATTGAAAAAGGAAATTTGATCGTCGACGACAACGTCGAAGAAGTCATGAAAAAAGCAAGGCAACGGATCTTATTACACGTAGCTGTCACCGAAAACACCGACAAAGCGGCAGCCCTGCTCGAAGCACATGAGCTCGTTTCCAACATTGACATCCAAAATAATGTCATGCTGATGACTCTCCAAAACGACGTTCAGGACTACACCTTTATCCCTACGCTGTTAATTAATGAAGGATTCAAGCTTTGTTTATTCCACGAAGAAGAAATCAACCTTGAAACCGCATTCATGGAATTAACCAAGGGTCTGGTACAGTAG